The Streptomyces kanamyceticus genome window below encodes:
- a CDS encoding YigZ family protein: MQDEYRTVAREGVHEIEINRSRFLCALAPAATEQEAQAFVARIRKEHPTASHNCFAYVIGADAAVQKASDDGEPGGTAGVPMLQMLTRRDMRYVAAVVTRYYGGVKLGAGGLIRAYGGAVGEALDTLGTVTRRRFRLATVTVDHQRAGKLQNDLRSAGREVRDVSYGEAVTIEIGLPDADVDTFRGWLADATAGSAVFELGGEAYGDA; the protein is encoded by the coding sequence ATGCAGGACGAGTACCGCACAGTGGCCCGCGAGGGCGTGCACGAGATCGAGATCAACCGCTCGCGCTTCCTGTGCGCCCTCGCGCCCGCGGCCACCGAGCAGGAGGCCCAGGCCTTCGTCGCCCGGATCCGCAAGGAGCACCCGACCGCGTCCCACAACTGCTTCGCGTACGTCATCGGGGCGGATGCCGCCGTCCAGAAGGCGAGCGACGACGGCGAACCCGGCGGCACCGCGGGCGTCCCCATGCTGCAGATGCTCACGCGCCGCGACATGCGCTACGTCGCCGCGGTCGTGACCCGCTACTACGGAGGGGTCAAGCTCGGCGCGGGCGGACTCATCCGCGCCTACGGAGGAGCGGTCGGCGAGGCCCTCGACACCCTCGGCACCGTCACCCGCCGCCGCTTCCGCCTCGCCACGGTCACGGTCGACCACCAACGCGCGGGCAAGCTCCAGAACGACCTGCGCTCGGCCGGGCGCGAGGTGCGCGACGTCAGCTACGGGGAAGCGGTGACGATCGAGATCGGACTGCCCGACGCCGATGTGGACACCTTCCGCGGCTGGCTCGCCGACGCCACGGCGGGCAGCGCGGTGTTCGAGCTCGGGGGAGAGGCGTACGGGGACGCGTGA
- a CDS encoding IS110 family RNA-guided transposase codes for MIDISDIDVFLGLDVGKGEHHATAVTSAGKKALDKRLPNSEPKLREVFTKLQAKHGIVLVVVDQPASIGALPLAVARAVGCQVAYLPGLTMRRIADLYPGEAKTDARDAFIIADAARAMPHTLRSIELDDETVAELEMLVGFDDDLVAEANRLSNRLRGLFTQVHPHLERVLGPRMQHPAVLVLLERLGSPAQIRQTGRRKVTHLLRPKAPRMAARLTEDVFTALDEQTVVVPGTEAAALIVPSLARSLTAVLDQRRLLEKRLDELLETHPLSQVLTSMPGVGVRTAARLLIDVGDGTRFPSAAHLAAYAGLAPTTRSSGSSIRGEQQSRRGNKQLKRAFFLSAFAALSDPASRTYYDKKIKEGKHHTQALLCLARRRADVLFAMLRDGTFYQPPTPVAP; via the coding sequence GTGATCGACATCAGCGACATCGACGTCTTCCTCGGCCTGGACGTCGGCAAGGGCGAACACCACGCCACCGCTGTCACATCGGCCGGGAAGAAGGCCCTCGACAAACGCCTGCCCAACAGCGAACCCAAGCTCCGCGAGGTCTTCACGAAACTCCAGGCCAAGCACGGCATCGTGCTTGTGGTCGTCGACCAGCCGGCCTCCATCGGAGCCCTGCCGCTGGCCGTTGCCCGAGCCGTCGGCTGCCAGGTCGCCTATCTGCCCGGACTGACGATGCGGCGGATCGCCGACCTCTATCCGGGCGAAGCCAAGACCGATGCCCGCGACGCGTTCATCATCGCCGACGCCGCCAGGGCGATGCCGCACACGCTTCGCTCCATCGAGCTGGACGACGAGACCGTCGCCGAGCTGGAGATGCTCGTCGGGTTCGACGACGACCTGGTCGCTGAGGCCAACCGGCTCTCCAACCGGCTCCGCGGCCTGTTCACGCAGGTCCACCCGCACCTGGAGCGGGTGCTCGGCCCGCGCATGCAGCACCCGGCCGTCCTGGTCCTGCTGGAGAGGTTGGGCTCGCCCGCCCAGATCCGCCAGACCGGACGCCGCAAGGTCACCCACCTGCTGCGGCCCAAGGCTCCGCGGATGGCGGCCCGTCTGACCGAGGACGTCTTCACCGCGCTCGACGAACAGACCGTCGTCGTCCCGGGCACCGAGGCGGCCGCACTGATCGTTCCCAGCCTCGCCCGGTCCCTGACCGCCGTGCTCGACCAGCGCCGTCTGCTGGAGAAACGACTCGACGAGCTGCTGGAGACACACCCTCTTTCCCAGGTCCTGACGTCGATGCCCGGCGTCGGCGTCAGGACCGCGGCCCGCCTCCTCATCGACGTCGGCGACGGCACCAGGTTCCCCTCAGCCGCCCACCTCGCCGCCTATGCGGGACTCGCGCCGACGACCCGCAGCTCGGGCTCCTCGATCCGCGGCGAACAGCAGTCCAGGAGAGGGAACAAGCAGCTCAAGCGGGCTTTCTTCCTCTCCGCGTTCGCCGCCCTGTCCGATCCCGCCTCCCGCACCTACTACGACAAGAAGATCAAGGAAGGCAAGCATCACACCCAGGCCCTCCTCTGCCTCGCCCGACGCCGAGCCGACGTGCTCTTCGCGATGCTCCGCGACGGGACCTTCTACCAACCACCAACCCCCGTTGCCCCTTGA
- a CDS encoding 4'-phosphopantetheinyl transferase family protein, translated as MAALLSSVPVTVVETRVDPADAVLFPEEAAVVANAVAKRRDEFTTVRHCARTALARIGVPPAPILPGQRGAPRWPDGVVGSMTHCAGYRAAVVARAAEVASLGIDAEPAEPLRDPDVLKLVADDTERAALKALGVSHPGTPWDRLLFSAKESVYKTWFPLTGRWLGFEEARVELVPDGTFRARLLVAGPVVEGVELKVFSGQWAVRDGIAATAIVLPFTAGPAAPPGT; from the coding sequence TTGGCAGCCCTGCTCAGCTCCGTGCCCGTCACCGTCGTCGAGACCAGGGTCGACCCGGCCGACGCGGTCCTCTTCCCGGAGGAGGCGGCCGTCGTGGCGAACGCCGTGGCCAAGCGGCGCGACGAGTTCACCACCGTGCGGCACTGTGCGCGAACCGCGCTGGCCCGCATCGGAGTGCCACCCGCGCCGATCCTGCCGGGGCAGCGGGGCGCGCCGCGCTGGCCCGACGGCGTCGTCGGCAGCATGACGCACTGCGCCGGGTACCGCGCCGCGGTGGTGGCGCGGGCGGCCGAGGTCGCCTCGCTCGGCATCGACGCGGAGCCCGCCGAACCGCTGCGCGACCCGGACGTACTGAAGCTGGTCGCCGACGACACGGAGCGCGCCGCGCTCAAGGCGCTCGGCGTCTCGCATCCGGGGACGCCCTGGGACCGGCTGCTCTTCAGCGCGAAGGAGTCCGTCTACAAGACGTGGTTCCCGCTCACCGGGCGGTGGCTCGGCTTCGAGGAGGCCCGGGTCGAGCTGGTTCCCGACGGCACGTTCCGTGCGCGCCTGCTGGTGGCCGGGCCCGTGGTGGAGGGCGTCGAGCTGAAGGTGTTCTCCGGGCAGTGGGCGGTGCGTGACGGGATCGCCGCCACCGCCATCGTGCTGCCGTTCACGGCCGGTCCTGCCGCTCCTCCCGGTACGTAG
- a CDS encoding SAM-dependent methyltransferase: MHGAGDRIDTSTAHSARVYDYILGGKDHYLVDVEAGDKMCEHWPALPVHMVENRRFMHRAGHYLAKEQGIRQFLDIGTGLPTAPNLHEVVQQVAPESHVVYVDNDPIVLAHARALLQGSPEGATAYVDADMHDPDTILGSPEFRALIDVKEPVGLMVIGILHFILPPDDRRLVQRLLEPLPSGSFLAMTIGTADFAPGEVGRVAEEYAQQGMPMALRDLPTTTSFFDGMDLVEPGVTQVHEWRPGPEQEGVDDRAIAMYGAVARKP, from the coding sequence ATGCACGGCGCAGGCGATCGGATCGACACCTCGACTGCACACTCGGCGCGGGTGTACGACTACATCCTGGGCGGCAAGGACCACTACCTCGTCGACGTCGAGGCGGGCGACAAGATGTGTGAGCATTGGCCTGCGCTGCCGGTGCACATGGTGGAGAACCGTCGTTTCATGCATCGTGCCGGGCACTACCTGGCCAAGGAGCAGGGCATCCGGCAGTTCCTCGATATCGGCACCGGCCTGCCCACGGCCCCCAACCTGCACGAAGTGGTGCAGCAGGTGGCGCCCGAGTCGCATGTGGTCTACGTCGACAACGACCCCATCGTCCTGGCCCACGCCCGCGCTCTTCTTCAGGGTTCGCCCGAGGGGGCGACCGCGTACGTCGATGCCGACATGCACGACCCGGACACCATCCTGGGCAGCCCCGAGTTCCGTGCGCTGATCGATGTGAAGGAGCCGGTCGGCCTGATGGTCATCGGGATACTCCACTTCATCCTGCCGCCGGATGACCGCCGCCTGGTGCAGCGCCTGCTCGAACCGCTGCCGTCGGGCAGCTTCTTGGCGATGACCATCGGCACCGCCGACTTCGCGCCCGGCGAGGTCGGCCGGGTCGCCGAGGAGTACGCCCAGCAGGGCATGCCCATGGCCCTGCGGGACCTGCCGACCACCACCTCCTTCTTCGACGGGATGGACCTTGTGGAGCCGGGTGTCACCCAGGTCCACGAGTGGCGCCCGGGGCCCGAGCAGGAGGGTGTCGACGACCGGGCGATCGCGATGTACGGGGCGGTGGCGCGCAAGCCCTGA
- a CDS encoding exonuclease SbcCD subunit D, producing the protein MRLLHTSDWHLGRSLHRVNLLDAQAAFIGHLVRTVREREVDAVVVSGDVYDRAVPPLAAVELFDDALHRLADLGVPTVMISGNHDSARRLGVGAGLIDRAGIHLRTDPAACAEPVVLADTHGDVAFYGLPYLEPALVKDEFGVTKAGHEAVLGAAMERVRADLATRAPGTRSVVLAHAFVTGGRASDSERDITVGGVAAVPSAVFDGVDYAALGHLHGSQTLDARVRYSGSPLPYSFSEADHRKSMWLVDLGPEGDITAERVDCPVPRALARVRGTLEDLLADPELARHEDAWVEATLTDTVRPDDPMARLCERFPHTLSLVFDPDRAPDDPDLSYAQRLQGRSDQQIAEDFVVHVRGAGPDEQEQAVLRSAFDAVRTDDTLQEVAR; encoded by the coding sequence ATGAGGCTGCTGCACACGTCCGACTGGCATCTGGGGCGATCGCTCCACCGCGTGAACCTGCTCGATGCCCAAGCCGCGTTCATCGGCCACCTCGTCCGCACCGTCCGGGAGCGGGAGGTGGACGCCGTCGTGGTGTCCGGCGACGTGTACGACAGGGCGGTGCCGCCGCTCGCGGCCGTCGAGCTGTTCGACGACGCGCTGCACCGCCTCGCCGACCTCGGCGTCCCGACGGTCATGATCTCCGGCAACCACGACTCCGCGCGGCGCCTCGGCGTCGGCGCGGGCCTCATCGACCGCGCGGGCATCCACCTGCGCACCGACCCCGCGGCCTGCGCCGAGCCCGTGGTGCTCGCCGACACCCACGGCGACGTGGCGTTCTACGGCCTGCCCTACCTGGAACCCGCCCTGGTCAAGGACGAGTTCGGGGTGACGAAGGCGGGCCACGAGGCGGTGCTCGGCGCGGCCATGGAGCGCGTCCGCGCCGACCTCGCCACCCGCGCGCCGGGCACCCGCTCGGTCGTACTGGCGCACGCGTTCGTGACCGGCGGCCGGGCCAGCGACAGCGAGCGGGACATCACGGTCGGCGGAGTCGCCGCCGTGCCCTCCGCGGTCTTCGACGGCGTCGACTACGCGGCACTCGGCCACCTGCACGGCAGCCAGACCCTCGACGCGCGCGTGCGCTACTCCGGATCCCCGCTGCCGTACTCGTTCTCCGAAGCCGACCACCGCAAGAGCATGTGGCTCGTCGACCTCGGCCCCGAAGGGGACATCACCGCCGAGCGCGTCGACTGCCCGGTGCCGCGCGCGCTCGCCCGCGTCAGGGGCACCCTGGAGGACCTGCTCGCCGACCCGGAGCTCGCCCGCCACGAGGACGCCTGGGTCGAGGCGACGCTCACCGACACGGTCCGCCCCGACGACCCCATGGCCCGGCTCTGCGAACGCTTCCCGCACACCCTCAGCCTCGTCTTCGACCCGGACCGGGCACCCGACGACCCGGACCTCTCGTACGCCCAGCGCCTCCAGGGCCGCAGCGACCAGCAGATCGCCGAGGACTTCGTGGTGCACGTGCGCGGCGCGGGACCCGACGAACAGGAGCAGGCCGTGCTGCGCTCCGCCTTCGACGCCGTCCGCACCGACGACACGCTCCAGGAAGTGGCCCGATGA
- a CDS encoding AAA family ATPase has translation MRLHRLRLTAFGPFGTTQDIDFDELSSAGLFLLHGPTGAGKTSVLDAVCYALYGSVPGPRQGSGGQGMGLRSDHARQGTRTEVCLELTVAGRRIEVTRQPPWERPKKRGTGTTTEKAQSWLRAYDPGAAGEGGAGSWKDLSRSHQEIGEEITQLLGMSKEQFCQVVLLPQGDFARFLRADAEARGKLLGRLFDTRRFAAVEQRLAEQRRTTEAEVKEGDAALLADAHRMQQAADDGRHGAELPLPDVAPGDPGLAADVLTWAAVARTSARERLTIAHCALTAAESAQAAAERGLGDVRELDRLQRRFTEATKRAEQLDARADEMRDLQERLDRARKAGQVAPALGLRASAEAEHRRAAHEETRTRARLPETFADSGAPGLAAAARKAAEELGGLAGARRAEHRLTEISAERAAVERQERADDELLQEATGWLAGWEANRAALQDRIESAQESATHAERLAGRIEPAQARLDAARRRDRLAQDAASAHERALAAREHSTAAHEHWLALKEQRLNGIAAELAAHLTDGEPCAVCGATEHPEPARKIAGHVDRGAEETALAAHRRADQERTAADRALGDVRESLAAATEAARGAATTESETSADELSVAELSASVDTLRRAHAEARDRASGLHAAREALARAEREYDRRLAGQQEATTRAASRATLRDALDREQESLDTELTRARGASGSVAARASQLERQAALLTEAADAARAAADTAERLKDADARLADAAFRAGFDTPVTAAAALLDDARYSEIQHRIDAWRNDRAAVRAVLAEPDTSTAARQPAADLAAARTAAEAAAHRLRTAASGRDAAASRCAELDRLSGRAATRTRRLAPLRSAYDRVARLAGLAAGTSADNERRMRLESYVLAARLEQVAAAATVRLRRMSSGRYTLVHSDDRTGRGRSGLGLHVVDAWTGRERDTATLSGGETFFASLALALGLADVVTDEAGGVRLDTLFIDEGFGSLDDQTLDEVLDVLDSLRERDRSVGIVSHVADLRRRVHAQLEVVKGRAGSSVRQQGGG, from the coding sequence ATGAGACTGCACCGGCTGCGCCTCACCGCCTTCGGCCCCTTCGGCACCACCCAGGACATCGACTTCGACGAGCTCTCCTCCGCAGGGCTCTTCCTGCTGCACGGCCCGACGGGCGCGGGCAAGACCTCCGTCCTCGACGCCGTCTGCTACGCGCTGTACGGCTCGGTGCCAGGACCCCGGCAGGGCAGCGGCGGACAGGGCATGGGCCTGCGCAGCGACCACGCGCGGCAGGGCACGCGCACCGAGGTGTGCCTCGAACTGACCGTCGCCGGGCGCCGCATCGAGGTCACCCGCCAGCCTCCGTGGGAGCGCCCCAAGAAGCGCGGCACGGGCACCACCACCGAGAAGGCCCAGAGCTGGCTGCGCGCGTACGACCCCGGGGCGGCGGGGGAGGGTGGCGCGGGCTCCTGGAAGGACCTCAGCCGCTCCCACCAGGAGATCGGCGAGGAGATCACGCAGCTGCTCGGCATGAGCAAGGAGCAGTTCTGCCAGGTCGTGCTCCTGCCCCAGGGCGACTTCGCGCGGTTCCTGCGCGCCGACGCGGAGGCGCGCGGCAAGCTCCTCGGACGGCTCTTCGACACGCGCAGGTTCGCCGCCGTGGAACAGCGTCTCGCCGAGCAGCGGCGCACGACCGAGGCCGAGGTCAAGGAGGGTGACGCGGCGCTCCTCGCCGACGCCCACCGCATGCAGCAGGCCGCCGACGACGGCCGCCACGGCGCCGAGCTGCCGCTGCCCGACGTGGCACCCGGCGACCCGGGGCTCGCGGCCGACGTGCTCACCTGGGCCGCCGTCGCCCGCACCAGCGCCCGCGAACGCCTCACCATCGCGCACTGCGCGCTCACGGCCGCCGAATCCGCCCAGGCCGCCGCGGAACGCGGGCTCGGTGACGTACGCGAACTCGACCGCCTGCAGCGCCGGTTCACCGAGGCCACGAAGCGCGCGGAGCAACTCGACGCGCGCGCGGACGAGATGCGGGACCTCCAGGAGCGCCTCGACCGGGCCAGGAAGGCCGGGCAGGTCGCCCCCGCGCTCGGCCTGCGCGCATCCGCCGAGGCCGAGCACCGCCGCGCCGCGCACGAGGAGACACGCACGCGTGCCCGCCTCCCCGAGACCTTCGCCGACTCCGGCGCGCCGGGTCTGGCCGCCGCCGCGCGCAAGGCCGCGGAGGAACTGGGCGGCCTCGCCGGTGCCCGGCGCGCCGAGCACCGGCTCACGGAGATCAGCGCCGAGCGGGCCGCCGTCGAGCGCCAGGAGCGGGCCGACGACGAGCTGCTCCAGGAGGCCACCGGCTGGCTCGCGGGATGGGAAGCGAACCGCGCGGCGCTCCAGGACCGCATCGAGTCCGCCCAGGAGTCCGCGACCCACGCCGAGCGACTGGCGGGCCGCATCGAACCGGCGCAGGCCCGTCTCGACGCCGCACGCCGACGCGACCGGCTCGCCCAGGACGCGGCGAGCGCGCACGAGCGCGCCCTCGCCGCACGCGAACACTCCACCGCCGCCCACGAACACTGGCTCGCCCTCAAGGAGCAGCGCCTCAACGGCATCGCGGCCGAGCTGGCCGCGCACCTGACCGACGGCGAACCGTGCGCGGTGTGCGGAGCGACCGAACACCCCGAGCCCGCCCGGAAGATCGCGGGCCACGTCGACCGCGGCGCGGAGGAGACGGCACTCGCCGCCCACCGGCGTGCCGACCAGGAGCGCACCGCCGCCGATCGCGCTCTCGGCGACGTACGCGAATCGCTTGCGGCGGCGACGGAGGCGGCGCGGGGCGCGGCGACGACGGAATCCGAGACGTCGGCAGATGAGCTGTCCGTGGCCGAACTCTCCGCATCCGTCGACACGTTGCGCCGCGCGCACGCCGAGGCCCGCGACCGCGCCTCCGGGCTGCACGCGGCCCGCGAGGCGCTCGCCCGTGCCGAGCGCGAGTACGACCGCAGACTCGCCGGACAGCAGGAAGCCACGACACGTGCCGCGTCCCGGGCCACCCTGCGGGACGCCCTCGACCGCGAACAGGAGTCCCTGGACACCGAGTTGACCCGCGCGCGGGGCGCCAGCGGCAGTGTCGCGGCGCGCGCGTCACAGCTGGAGCGCCAGGCGGCCCTGCTCACCGAGGCCGCGGACGCCGCCCGCGCCGCCGCCGACACCGCGGAGCGGCTCAAGGACGCGGACGCGCGACTCGCCGACGCCGCGTTCCGCGCCGGGTTCGACACGCCGGTGACAGCGGCCGCCGCCCTGCTCGACGACGCCAGGTACAGCGAGATCCAGCACCGCATCGACGCCTGGCGCAACGACCGGGCCGCGGTGCGCGCCGTCCTCGCGGAGCCGGACACGTCGACCGCCGCACGGCAGCCCGCCGCCGATCTCGCGGCGGCCCGCACCGCGGCCGAGGCCGCGGCGCACCGCCTGCGCACCGCCGCCTCCGGGCGGGACGCGGCGGCAAGCCGATGCGCCGAACTCGACCGGCTCTCCGGCCGCGCCGCGACGCGGACGCGCAGGCTGGCACCGCTGCGCTCGGCGTACGACCGGGTCGCGCGACTAGCCGGTCTGGCAGCGGGCACCTCGGCGGACAACGAACGCCGGATGCGCCTGGAGTCGTACGTACTCGCCGCCCGGCTCGAACAGGTCGCCGCGGCCGCGACCGTCCGGCTGCGCCGCATGTCCTCCGGGCGCTACACCCTGGTCCACTCCGACGACCGTACGGGGCGCGGCCGTTCGGGCCTGGGCCTGCACGTCGTCGACGCCTGGACGGGCCGCGAACGCGACACGGCGACGCTCTCCGGCGGCGAGACGTTCTTCGCCTCGCTCGCCCTCGCCCTCGGCCTCGCGGACGTGGTCACCGACGAGGCGGGCGGAGTCCGGCTCGACACCCTCTTCATCGACGAGGGGTTCGGCAGCCTCGACGACCAGACGCTCGACGAGGTCCTGGACGTCCTGGACTCGCTGCGCGAACGGGACCGCAGCGTCGGCATCGTCAGCCACGTCGCGGACCTGCGGCGGCGAGTACATGCGCAGTTGGAGGTCGTGAAGGGGCGGGCCGGGTCGTCCGTGCGGCAGCAGGGCGGGGGATGA
- a CDS encoding amidohydrolase translates to MTATTLVFLGTIRTGSEPGDDTTALAVRDGRIRALGDAALALAADADEVVEVGEGLLMAAFGDGHAHPLFGGLESFGPQIKGLGSVEDIVSEVGRWAKEHPEAEWIVGASYDPALAPDGEFDARWLDGAVADRPVVLRADDYHTVWCNTEALRRAGVTAATQEPRLGWIVRRPDGTPLGTLREWHACDLVLDQVPARAEDELVEAVRRAGHAYARAGLTWVQDAWVEPEMADAYLAAARRGALGFRVDLAQRADPDHWRAQRERFAATRARVAAEGGELLSARTVKYFSDGVIEGGTAAMLAPYLDAPHSCGMPVWEPRALAEAVRAFDADGFQTHIHAIGDAGVRAALDAVESAIGTNPAWDRRPVITHVQVVDPADLPRFAALGVIANFEPLWAQPDPLQTELSIPRIGAERAALQYPMGHLARDGVRLSFGSDWPVSSHVPLEGIQVAVTRRTFAGEPEAGWLPHQRLTVEEALTAATAGVAHQAGADDRLTLAPGSPADLVLLSADPRVVDPMEIRHARVLGTWLGGRPTYREERQDRP, encoded by the coding sequence ATGACGGCGACGACCCTCGTCTTCCTCGGCACGATCCGCACCGGCTCCGAACCCGGCGACGACACCACCGCACTCGCCGTGCGCGACGGCCGGATCCGCGCGCTCGGCGACGCGGCCCTGGCCCTGGCCGCGGACGCCGACGAGGTCGTCGAGGTGGGTGAGGGCCTGCTGATGGCCGCCTTCGGAGACGGCCACGCGCACCCGCTCTTCGGGGGCCTGGAGAGCTTCGGACCACAGATCAAGGGGCTCGGCTCCGTCGAGGACATCGTCTCCGAAGTGGGGCGTTGGGCGAAGGAGCATCCGGAGGCGGAGTGGATCGTCGGGGCTTCGTACGATCCCGCGCTCGCGCCCGACGGGGAGTTCGACGCCCGCTGGCTCGACGGCGCGGTGGCCGACCGGCCCGTCGTGCTGCGCGCCGACGACTACCACACCGTGTGGTGCAACACCGAGGCGCTGCGCAGGGCCGGAGTGACGGCGGCCACCCAGGAGCCGCGTCTCGGCTGGATCGTGCGCCGCCCGGACGGCACGCCCCTGGGGACGCTGCGCGAGTGGCACGCCTGCGACCTCGTGCTCGACCAGGTGCCCGCGCGCGCCGAGGACGAACTCGTCGAAGCGGTGCGCCGCGCCGGGCACGCGTACGCGCGCGCGGGCCTGACCTGGGTCCAGGACGCCTGGGTGGAACCGGAGATGGCCGACGCCTACCTGGCCGCGGCGCGGCGCGGGGCGCTCGGCTTCCGCGTGGACCTGGCCCAGCGCGCGGACCCCGACCACTGGCGCGCGCAGCGGGAGCGGTTCGCCGCCACCCGCGCGCGGGTGGCGGCCGAGGGCGGCGAACTGCTGAGCGCGCGCACCGTGAAGTACTTCAGCGACGGCGTCATCGAGGGCGGCACCGCCGCGATGCTCGCCCCCTACCTGGACGCGCCGCACAGCTGCGGCATGCCCGTCTGGGAGCCGCGGGCGCTCGCCGAGGCCGTGCGCGCCTTCGACGCCGACGGCTTCCAGACGCACATCCACGCCATCGGCGACGCGGGCGTACGCGCGGCGCTCGACGCCGTCGAATCGGCGATCGGGACCAACCCGGCCTGGGACCGCCGCCCGGTGATCACCCATGTCCAGGTCGTGGACCCCGCCGACCTGCCCCGCTTCGCCGCCCTCGGCGTCATCGCCAACTTCGAGCCCCTGTGGGCGCAGCCCGACCCTTTGCAGACCGAGCTGTCCATCCCCCGGATCGGTGCCGAGCGGGCCGCCCTCCAGTACCCGATGGGCCACCTCGCGCGCGACGGGGTGCGTCTCTCCTTCGGCAGCGACTGGCCCGTCAGCTCACACGTGCCGCTGGAGGGCATCCAGGTCGCCGTCACCCGGCGCACCTTCGCCGGGGAACCGGAAGCGGGCTGGCTGCCGCACCAGCGGCTCACCGTCGAAGAGGCGCTGACGGCGGCGACGGCGGGCGTCGCCCACCAGGCGGGCGCCGACGACCGGCTGACCCTGGCCCCGGGGTCCCCGGCCGATCTGGTCCTGCTCTCCGCCGACCCGCGCGTGGTGGACCCGATGGAGATCCGCCACGCGCGCGTGCTCGGCACCTGGCTCGGCGGCCGCCCTACGTACCGGGAGGAGCGGCAGGACCGGCCGTGA
- a CDS encoding transposase, producing MAMRAKAGAVIPAMTVRVARASNPKGTVAMWVRDRLDGLWSDADFAAWYPRDGRPGISPAQLATVSVLQYLLRLSDRATAEAIRCRIDFKYGLALDLDDPGFDHSVLGDFRDRLAEDDRADGLFDLALTRLREAGLVKERGRQRTDSTHVLAAVRDMNRLELVAESVRDALEDLARYDPAWLAPLIEQEWGKRYGRPPRPGRLPHTPQARLRHAEQAGADGQKILRAVWAADAPAVLRTLPQVEVLRRVWVEQYFFDADAGRLRWRSSGKGGQGLPPPLTGLVSPYDTEVRYARRGGTIGRGYMAHVTETCDDGDEPRVITDVLTTHAPIHDSQVLPVIRQRLGARGLLPREHLVDGGYISIALMDRTTREHGITLTGPVRKNYSRQNLKNEGFGKDAFHIDFDRRQAVCPRGKTSSSWKDPAQVIEGVPYILVKFRKADCTPCPVRIRCAGSATAPRALSLLPENLHHLLGRLRIEQQSP from the coding sequence ATGGCGATGCGGGCGAAGGCCGGTGCGGTGATCCCGGCGATGACGGTGCGGGTGGCGCGGGCGAGCAACCCGAAGGGGACGGTCGCGATGTGGGTGCGGGACCGGCTGGATGGGCTGTGGTCGGATGCGGACTTTGCCGCCTGGTATCCGCGGGACGGGCGGCCGGGAATCTCGCCGGCCCAGCTGGCGACCGTCTCGGTGCTGCAGTATCTGCTGAGGTTGTCGGATCGGGCCACCGCCGAGGCGATCCGCTGCCGCATTGACTTCAAGTACGGCCTCGCGCTCGATCTTGACGACCCGGGCTTCGACCACAGTGTCCTGGGTGACTTCCGCGACCGGCTTGCCGAGGACGACCGGGCGGACGGCCTGTTCGACCTGGCGCTCACCCGGCTGCGGGAGGCGGGCCTGGTCAAGGAGCGAGGACGGCAGCGCACGGATTCCACTCATGTGCTCGCCGCGGTGCGGGACATGAACCGGCTGGAGTTGGTGGCCGAGTCGGTGCGGGACGCCCTGGAAGACCTGGCCCGCTACGACCCCGCCTGGCTCGCGCCGCTCATCGAGCAGGAATGGGGCAAACGCTACGGCAGGCCGCCCCGGCCGGGCCGCCTTCCGCACACCCCTCAAGCCCGGCTGCGGCATGCGGAACAAGCCGGCGCGGACGGGCAGAAGATCCTGCGCGCGGTGTGGGCCGCCGACGCCCCGGCCGTGCTCCGGACGTTGCCGCAGGTCGAGGTGCTGCGCCGGGTCTGGGTCGAGCAGTACTTCTTCGACGCCGACGCAGGCCGACTGCGCTGGCGCAGTAGCGGCAAGGGCGGGCAGGGGTTGCCGCCTCCGCTGACGGGTCTCGTCTCGCCGTACGACACCGAGGTCCGCTATGCGCGGCGCGGCGGCACCATCGGGCGCGGATACATGGCCCACGTCACCGAGACGTGCGACGACGGAGACGAGCCCCGGGTGATCACCGATGTGCTCACCACCCACGCTCCGATCCATGATTCCCAGGTTCTGCCCGTCATCCGCCAACGGCTCGGCGCGCGGGGCTTGTTGCCACGCGAGCATCTGGTCGACGGCGGCTACATCTCGATCGCCCTCATGGACCGCACGACCAGGGAGCATGGGATCACCCTGACCGGCCCGGTCCGCAAAAACTACAGCCGCCAGAACCTGAAGAACGAGGGCTTCGGCAAGGACGCCTTCCATATCGATTTCGACCGGCGCCAGGCCGTCTGCCCTCGCGGCAAGACCAGCAGCTCCTGGAAAGACCCCGCCCAGGTCATCGAAGGCGTCCCCTACATCCTCGTGAAGTTCCGCAAGGCCGACTGCACTCCCTGCCCGGTCCGCATCCGGTGCGCCGGATCAGCCACCGCCCCACGCGCCCTGTCCCTGCTGCCGGAGAACCTGCACCACCTCCTTGGCCGACTCCGCATCGAGCAGCAGTCCCCGTAG